In one window of Drosophila mauritiana strain mau12 chromosome X, ASM438214v1, whole genome shotgun sequence DNA:
- the LOC117147199 gene encoding uncharacterized protein LOC117147199 yields the protein MLRSSVPVQLTKLRNSAEAVASIAREKGSHGGQGQKQQVDKELSTIMDDLQRDYGDYKYTVYRCASKFVALQKIFHTGKIPYKLVLAILDRHNLSGGLELMVPPFQLTSLLHDVYFACEKLGHFNQDANYKLDRATGLLANFFWNVYDPQRRHSISLLEIRITFILLCKLYSSDHLVGDIFGLLADPKSQIISRYAFEQLLATLSKLLSYLGEAKAYGVHNLPLAMEQCFARCPHGVGGLTEPQFHKLWTGAGVQTRFLIYGNLLALVKRIEDTEHLIHSNSCAGCRKEHIVGIRFRCQVCRDISLCLPCFAVGFAGGRHEPGHRMCEVFVEDQPPLRWTRHLARLCGWLVMPRKTQEEERRGFCNAQESGPALGQSAATPIPAETRSVRSQCQEKDRTVVLQQQQQELCSLTGLASVASSRLQSIIDRLLLQNAKLETQLQTVATASSSEISQFLSAHQCFLLQIIEDMRQLSHASAVTSPPPAPAAQVAPSAAPLVSSTFLSSSTPQRQMLFDMYAPVGANLTHSINGADLNRSYLEANKSDYSLNDISLWFDQRRSSVQPGQGPGSLPAPLPLPMPLGALLEQQPANGGDSRDTEMVNFKLLLHKVKEIVEDSYSDNAELSAATQNLENVLDSIIKSEEQQRRIST from the exons ATGCTGAGATCGTCGGTGCCCGTGCAGCTGACAAAACTGCGAAACAGCGCCGAGGCCGTGGCGTCCATTGCCCGCGAAAAGGGATCCCACGGTGGCCAAGGACAAAAGCAACAGGTGGACAAAGAGCTATCCACCATCATGGATGACTTGCAGCGGGATTACGGGGATTACAAGTACACGGTATACCGATGCGCCAGTAAATTTGTGGCGCTGCAAAAGATATTTCACA CCGGAAAAATCCCCTACAAGCTGGTTTTGGCCATTTTGGATCGCCATAACTTGAGTGGCGGCCTGGAGCTGATGGTTCCTCCATTCCAGTTGACCTCCCTGCTCCACGATGTATACTTTGCCTGCGAGAAACTGGGCCATTTCAACCAGGATGCGAACTATAAACTGGACAGGGCAACCGGGCTGCTGGCCAACTTCTTCTGGAATGTCTACGATCC GCAACGCAGACACTCCATATCCCTGCTAGAGATCAGGATCACCTTCATACTGCTGTGCAAGCTATATAGCAGCGATCACCTGGTGGGCGACATCTTTGGCCTGCTGGCCGATCCCAAGTCGCAGATCATCTCCAGATATGCATTCGAACAGCTCCTGGCCACGCTGAGCAAGTTACTCAGCTATTTGGGCGAGGCCAAGGCCTATGGCGTCCACAATCTTCCGCTGGCCATGGAGCAGTGCTTTGCTCGCTGTCCGCATGGCGTTGGCGGACTGACCGAGCCGCAGTTCCACAAACTCTGGACGGGAGCGGGCGTCCAGACGAGATTCCTGATCTATGGCAATCTGCTGGCACTGGTGAAACGCATCGAGGACACCGAGCATTTGATTCACAGCAATTCTTGTGCCGGCTGCCGCAAGGAGCACATTGTGGGCATACGTTTCCGGTGTCAGGTGTGTAGGGATATATCATTGTGCCTGCCCTGCTTTGCGGTGGGCTTCGCTGGTGGTCGCCACGAGCCGGGTCATCGCATGTGCGAGGTGTTCGTGGAGGATCAGCCGCCATTGCGTTGGACCCGCCATCTGGCCAGGCTGTGCGGCTGGCTGGTGATGCCGCGCAAGACACAGGAGGAGGAGCGTCGCGGCTTCTGCAATGCGCAGGAGAGTGGGCCCGCCTTGGGTCAAtccgctgccacgcccattccCGCGGAGACGCGCAGTGTGCGCAGTCAGTGCCAGGAGAAGGACCGCACAGTAGtcctgcagcaacagcagcaggagctcTGCTCCCTGACAGGGCTAGCCAGCGTGGCGTCCAGCCGGCTGCAGTCCATCATCGATCGATTGCTTTTGCAAAATGC GAAGCTGGAAACCCAGCTGCAAACAGTGGCCACCGCATCTAGTTCGGAAATATCGCAGTTTCTGAGCGCCCATCAGTGCTTCCTGCTGCAGATCATCGAGGATATGCGACAGCTATCA CATGCCTCTGCGGTAACTTCGCCGCCACCTGCGCCAGCTGCTCAAGTGGCGCCTTCAGCTGCGCCCCTAGTCAGCTCCACTTTCCTTAGCTCCAGCACGCCTCAGCGGCAGATGCTATTCGACATGTATGCGCCCGTGGGTGCCAATCTCACGCACTCCA TAAATGGCGCCGACTTGAATCGCAGCTATCTGGAGGCAAACAAATCGGATTACTCGCTGAACGACATTAGCTTGTGGTTCGACCAGCGTCGCTCGAGTGTCCAGCCAGGACAAGGACCTGGATCCCTGCCGGCTCCTCTGCCGCTGCCCATGCCGCTGGGTGCTCTGCTGGAACAGCAACCGGCAAACGGCGGCGATAGCCGCGACACCGAGATGGTGAACTtcaagctgctgctgcacaaGGTCAAGGAGATCGTCGAGGACTCGTACAGCGACAATGCCGAATTGTCGGCGGCCACGCAAAATCTGGAGAACGTTCTCGATAGCATCATCAAGAGcgaggagcagcagcggcgCATCAGCACGTGA
- the LOC117147201 gene encoding uncharacterized protein LOC117147201 yields the protein MLPFVQENVPEMLLQPARLAFCANLHVGRPRDDPTTLVLARNLKFYEFRRKDLVHYIDLKDSKLKQIASQLEAYDGPVCPFLSKQEPTDEKVDWSMLDPPEDLPLKFGKFVWQREGIYLLIQCWRQLVVLKRPKDHGANFELVADHKDVVDYQMVEGPIPFQAVVELEFGNGKRQRCDFQEDFLSEEPSTSKNAGLPPQDFESLLQEVHRAEAELNSQRIQNQKEFALVQDLLYFGTPGQRSLLLEEKQPLRRLGDVWTRICGDYFVCGTLLVNNTGTNRLTIVKELYPIVVIEPHTDFSVEHRLYELPLQADGHPPEDYEQLAQFWACQDQHSRRLKWRPVEKERILPPERSAAMVVRLRLVDLLEAEKLVLMATYEIGEDASPRQIHLITFDVKKLLDKTESLAPTFSPATLHQDFLAVIMTHTARCSLKLEFQSAQDCKTFEQLLVSKLQFQLIQAQEADKEPTSDLLDDSDPGSHFQSSNIAADPVQRIFYNRQPLSQWCDTLLLRDDPGKHWHVYARTDDRLRLLLHRLTRDLLQLHCNLNVLEVAEHNMSPADMEMELLNSLFEEMDAWKVLSEPAASVEQRREQLMQLNKAQMASDVLASMLFTDDDDDDDNRA from the exons ATGCTGCCATTTGTCCAGGAGAATGTGCCGGAGATGCTGCTCCAGCCGGCCCGGTTGGCCTTCTGCGCCAATCTTCACGTGGGCCGACCCCGGGATGACCCGACCACATTGGTTCTAGCGAGGAACCTTAAATTCTACGAATTCCGGCGCAAGGATCTGGTGCACTACATCGATTTGAAGGACTCGAAACTAAAGCAAATAGCCAGCCAACTGGAGGCCTACGACGGACCGGTTTGTCCCTTTCTGTCCAAGCAGGAACCCACTGACGAGAAGGTGGACTGGAGCATGCTTGATCCGCCGGAGGATTTGCCCCTCAAATTCGGCAAGTTTGTGTGGCAACGGGAGGGCATCTACCTGCTAATTCAGTGCTGGAGGCAACTCGTCGTCCTAAAGAGGCCCAAGGATCACGGGGCCAACTTCGAGCTGGTGGCGGATCACAAGGATGTGGTGGACTACCAGATGGTCGAAGGTCCCATTCCCTTCCAGGCCGTCGTGGAGCTGGAGTTCGGTAATGGCAAGCGCCAGCGTTGCGATTTCCAGGAGGATTTCTTAAGTGAGGAGCCCAGCACGTCCAAAAATGCCGGCTTGCCCCCGCAGGATTTCGAGAGCCTGCTGCAGGAGGTGCACCGCGCCGAAGCCGAGCTCAACAGCCAGCGAATACAAAACCAGAAGGAATTCGCCCTCGTCCAGGACCTTCTGTACTTCGGCACGCCGGGCCAGCGTTCGCTGCTCCTTGAGGAGAAGCAGCCGCTCCGACGACTCGGCGATGTATGGACTCGGATCTGCGGCGATTATTTCGTTTGTGGCACTTTGCTGGTCAACAACACTGGCACCAATCGCCTCACCATAGTCAAGGAGCTGTATCCGATTGTTGTAATCGAACCACACACCGACTTCAGCGTGGAGCATCGCCTGTACGAGCTGCCTTTGCAGGCAGATGGCCACCCACCCGAGGACTACGAACAGCTGGCGCAGTTTTGGGCCTGCCAGGACCAGCATAGCAGGCGTCTCAAATGGCGACCGGTGGAGAAGGAAAGAATACTACCGCCGGAACGATCTGCCGCGATGGTGGTGCGCCTGCGTCTGGTCGATCTCCTCGAGGCGGAGAAACTCGTATTGATGGCAACGTACGAGATTGGCGAGGATGCATCCCCTAGGCAAATCCATCTCATTACCTTCGATGTGAAGAAACTGCTCGATAAAACAGAATCTTTGGCACCCACATTCTCGCCCGCCACGCTGCACCAGGACTTTTTGGCTGTTATTATGACGCACACGGCGCGTTGCTCCCTGAAATTGGAATTCCAGTCGGCCCAGGATTGCAAGACATTCGAGCAGCTTCTCGTCTCCAAGCTGCAGTTTCAGTTGATCCAAGCCCAGGAGGCAGACAAGGAGCCGA CTTCCGACTTGCTGGACGACAGTGATCCTGGCTCTCACTTTCAGTCTTCCAACATCGCCGCCGATCCTGTCCAGCGTATTTTCTACAATCGCCAGCCGCTGTCACAGTGGTGTGACACGTTGCTGCTTCGCGACGATCCCGGAAAGCATTGGCATGTTTACGCCAGAACGGACGATCGGTTGCGTCTGCTATTGCATCGCCTGACGCGCGATCTCCTCCAGCTGCACTGCAACCTCAATGTGCTAGAGGTCGCTGAGCACAACATGTCGCCTGCCGACATGGAGATGGAGTTGCTTAACAGTCTGTTCGAGGAGATGGACGCCTGGAAGGTTTTGAGTGAGCCGGCAGCCAGTGTGGAGCAGCGCCGGGAGCAGCTGATGCAGCTCAACAAGGCACAAATGGCCAGCGATGTGTTGGCTTCTATGCTATTCaccgatgatgatgatgatgatgacaatAGGGCGTAA